From the genome of Impatiens glandulifera chromosome 9, dImpGla2.1, whole genome shotgun sequence, one region includes:
- the LOC124914099 gene encoding photosystem I P700 chlorophyll a apoprotein A2: MALRFPRFSQGLAQDPTTRRIWFGIATAHDFESHDDITEERLYQNIFASHFGQLAIIFLWTSGNLFHVAWQGNFESWVQDPLHVRPIAHAIWDPHFGQPAVEAFTRGGALGPVNIAYSGVYQWWYTIGLRTNEDLYTGALFLLFLSAISLIAGWLHLQPKWKPSVSWFKNAESRLNHHLSGLFGVSSLAWTGHLVHVAIPGSRGEYVRWNNFLDVLPHPQGLGPLFTGQWNLYAQNPDSSSHLFSTSQGAGTAILTLLGGFHPQTQSLWLTDIAHHHLAIAFIFLVAGHMYRTNFGIGHSIKDLLDAHIPPGGRLGRGHKGLYDTINNSIHFQLGLALASLGVITSLVAQHMYSLPAYAFIAQDFTTQAALYTHHQYIAGFIMTGAFAHGAIFFIRDYNPEQNEDNVLARMLDHKEAIISHLSWASLFLGFHTLGLYVHNDVMLAFGTPEKQILIEPIFAQWIQSAHGKTSYGFDVLLSSTSGPAFNAGRSIWLPGWLNAINENSNSLFLTIGPGDFLVHHAIALGLHTTTLILVKGALDARGSKLMPDKKDFGYSFPCDGPGRGGTCDISAWDAFYLAVFWMLNTIGWVTFYWHWKHITLWQGNVSQFNESSTYLMGWLRDYLWLNSSQLINGYNPFGMNSLSVWAWMFLFGHLVWATGFMFLISWRGYWQELIETLAWAHERTPLANLIRWRDKPVALSIVQARLVGLAHFSVGYIFTYAAFLIASTSGKFG; encoded by the coding sequence ATGGCATTAAGATTTCCAAGGTTTAGCCAAGGCTTAGCTCAGGACCCCACTACTCGTCGTATTTGGTTTGGTATTGCTACCGCACATGACTTCGAGAGTCATGATGATATTACTGAGGAACGTCTTTATCAGAATATTTTTGCTTCTCACTTCGGACAATTAGCAATTATTTTTCTATGGACTTCCGGAAATCTGTTTCATGTAGCTTGGCAAGGAAATTTTGAATCATGGGTTCAGGACCCTTTACATGTAAGGCCCATTGCTCATGCAATTTGGGATCCTCATTTTGGTCAACCAGCTGTGGAAGCTTTTACTAGAGGGGGTGCTCTTGGCCCAGTGAATATAGCTTATTCTGGTGTTTATCAGTGGTGGTATACAATAGGTTTACGCACTAATGAAGATCTTTACACCGGAGCTCTTTTTCTATTATTTCTTTCTGCCATATCTTTAATAGCAGGTTGGTTACACCTACAACCGAAATGGAAACCTAGTGTTTCATGGTTCAAAAATGCGGAATCTCGTCTCAATCATCATTTGTCAGGACTTTTCGGAGTAAGTTCCTTGGCTTGGACGGGGCATTTAGTGCATGTTGCTATTCCTGGATCGCGAGGAGAGTACGTTCGGTGGAATAACTTCTTAGATGTATTACCACATCCCCAGGGGTTAGGCCCACTTTTTACGGGTCAGTGGAATCTTTATGCTCAAAATCCCGATTCAAGTAGTCATTTATTTAGTACCTCTCAAGGAGCAGGCACTGCCATTCTAACCCTTCTCGGCGGATTCCATCCACAAACGCAAAGTTTATGGCTGACTGATATTGCTCATCATCATTTAGCTATTGCATTTATTTTTCTCGTTGCTGGTCATATGTATAGAACTAACTTCGGGATTGGGCACAGTATAAAAGATCTTTTAGATGCACACATTCCGCCGGGGGGACGGTTGGGACGTGGCCATAAGGGGCTTTATGATACAATCaataattcaattcattttCAATTAGGTCTTGCTCTAGCCTCTTTAGGGGTTATTACGTCCTTGGTAGCTCAACACATGTATTCTTTACCTGCTTATGCATTCATAGCACAAGACTTTACTACTCAAGCTGCGTTATATACGCATCACCAATACATCGCAGGGTTCATTATGACAGGAGCTTTTGCTCACGGAGCTATCTTTTTCATTAGAGACTATAATCCGGAACAGAATGAGGATAATGTATTAGCTAGAATGTTAGACCATAAAGAAGCTATTATATCCCATTTAAGTTGGGCCAGTCTCTTTCTGGGATTCCATACATTGGGGCTTTATGTTCATAATGATGTCATGCTTGCTTTTGGTACTCCAGAGAAACAAATCTTGATTGAACCTATATTTGCTCAATGGATACAATCTGCTCATGGTAAAACTTCATATGGGTTTGATGTACTTTTATCTTCAACGAGTGGCCCGGCATTCAATGCCGGTCGAAGCATATGGCTGCCCGGTTGGTTAAATGCTATTAATGAGAATAGTAATTCACTATTCTTAACAATAGGTCCTGGAGACTTTTTGGTTCATCATGCTATTGCTCTAGGTTTACATACAACTACATTGATCTTAGTAAAAGGTGCTTTAGATGCACGTGGTTCCAAGTTAATGCCAGATAAAAAGGATTTCGGTTATAGTTTTCCTTGTGATGGCCCGGGGCGGGGTGGTACTTGTGATATTTCGGCTTGGGACGCTTTTTATTTGGCAGTTTTCTGGATGTTAAATACCATTGGGTGGGTTACTTTTTATTGGCACTGGAAGCACATCACATTATGGCAGGGTAACGTTTCACAGTTTAATGAATCTTCCACTTATTTGATGGGATGGTTAAGAGATTATTTATGGTTAAACTCTTCCCAACTTATCAATGGATATAACCCTTTTGGTATGAATAGTTTATCTGTCTGGGCGTGGATGTTCTTATTTGGACATCTTGTTTGGGCTACTGGATTTATGTTCTTAATTTCTTGGCGTGGATATTGGCAGGAATTGATTGAAACTTTAGCATGGGCGCACGAACGTACACCCTTGGCCAATTTGATTCGATGGAGAGATAAACCGGTGGCACTTTCCATTGTGCAAGCAAGATTGGTTGGATTAGCTCACTTTTCTGTAGGTTATATATTCACTTATGCAGCCTTCTTGATTGCCTCTACATCAGGAAAATttggttaa